In Mucilaginibacter auburnensis, the genomic stretch AAAGGATGGCGGATATTTCTTAGCTAAAAGCACCGAGGAGATCAATGTGGCAGACATTATGCGTTTGTTTGACGGGCCTATAGCTTTATTACCTTGTGTTACGTATAAGTACTACCGCAGGTGCGATGAGTGTAAGGATGAGGCAACCTGTGGTATACGCAAAGTGTTTGCTGAATTACGTGCTCAAACTGTAAATACGTTGAAGAATGCTACCTTGGCAGAAATTGTGAGACGATCTGAAACAGAGGATTAAATAATAATGTTATTAAATAAAAATTAAAATTTGAGGAGCAACTTTAAGTTATACTGAAAAAAAAATTTCTTCAAAAAGAAAATCAAGGATTTGTAAAAGCGAAATTTAGTTATTTTTTATAAATGGCTTTTTATTTTAAATATTTGATAAAAAACATCGAGTTTTTTTATATTTGTTTCATTGGTATAATTCAAAAAGAGGCTCGTCTTTCTTCTAAATTAACTTAAACAAAATGACGTCTGTTAAAAGTATCTGCTGTATAGGCGCTGGTTATGTAGGTGGCCCTACAATGGCTGTTATAGCAAAAAAATGCCCTCATATCAAAGTAACGGTTGTTGACATGAACGAAGCCCGGATTGCTGCCTGGAATGATCCTGATACCGAAAATATACCTGTGTATGAGCCTGGATT encodes the following:
- a CDS encoding RrF2 family transcriptional regulator; the protein is MISKRTKYALNALVFLASKPKDTPIPIPLIAESENISRKFLEAILLELRRGGMVNSKKGKDGGYFLAKSTEEINVADIMRLFDGPIALLPCVTYKYYRRCDECKDEATCGIRKVFAELRAQTVNTLKNATLAEIVRRSETED